The Pseudanabaena galeata CCNP1313 genome includes a region encoding these proteins:
- a CDS encoding exopolyphosphatase, with the protein MSAATKKYRLITRSDFDGVVSAVLLKELDMIDEILFVHPKDVQDGKVEVCDRDILTNLPYIEGAYLVFDHHTSETMRIYDTPENHIIEGEAPSAARVVYNYYGGKLKFPQISQAMMQAVDKCDSAQFDIDDILHPQGWVLLSFLMDSRTGLGRFREFTISNYALMMELVEGCRVMSIEQIMELPNVKERVELYFVQQEIFKRQIQHCAEVYDKLVIVNLQNEETIYAGNRFMVYALYPDCNISIHQMWGRQKQNCVFAVGKSVLNRTCSINIGELMLRYEGGGHANAGTCQINNEQAEEVKQELIDVITRNNVAQPMTFLE; encoded by the coding sequence ATGTCAGCCGCAACCAAAAAATATCGATTAATTACCCGTAGTGACTTCGACGGTGTCGTTAGTGCGGTATTGCTTAAAGAACTTGATATGATCGATGAGATTCTATTCGTCCATCCGAAAGATGTCCAAGATGGAAAAGTCGAGGTGTGCGATCGCGATATTTTGACTAACTTGCCATACATAGAAGGTGCATATTTAGTCTTTGATCACCATACAAGTGAAACGATGCGAATTTATGATACCCCTGAAAATCATATTATTGAAGGTGAAGCTCCATCGGCGGCAAGAGTTGTTTATAACTACTATGGTGGCAAATTAAAGTTTCCCCAGATCTCGCAAGCAATGATGCAAGCAGTGGACAAATGTGATTCAGCACAGTTTGATATAGATGACATTCTCCATCCTCAGGGATGGGTATTGTTGAGCTTTTTGATGGATTCGCGGACAGGTTTGGGGAGATTTCGTGAGTTTACGATTTCTAACTATGCCTTAATGATGGAATTGGTAGAAGGCTGTCGGGTCATGTCCATTGAGCAAATTATGGAACTTCCAAATGTTAAAGAAAGGGTAGAACTTTATTTTGTGCAGCAGGAGATATTTAAGAGGCAGATTCAGCACTGTGCAGAAGTCTATGACAAATTAGTTATAGTGAACTTGCAGAATGAAGAAACGATCTATGCTGGAAATCGTTTTATGGTATACGCTCTATACCCTGATTGCAATATTTCTATTCATCAGATGTGGGGAAGACAAAAACAGAATTGTGTTTTTGCAGTTGGTAAGTCAGTTCTCAATCGTACCTGTTCGATCAATATTGGTGAGTTGATGTTGAGGTATGAAGGTGGTGGACATGCTAATGCGGGTACTTGTCAGATTAATAACGAACAAGCGGAAGAAGTTAAACAGGAACTAATTGACGTTATTACCAGAAATAATGTGGCTCAGCCTATGACGTTTCTCGAATAG
- a CDS encoding DUF3288 family protein — MAEVKDQRHPQYTKDRQIVNELLAQTTPSNRNYAELARLSIRYKGFVGARDIQADLLKVLHNWQLTEEELFVKTRQIHAIGKVYMARDEGQDDWA, encoded by the coding sequence ATGGCAGAAGTAAAAGATCAGAGACATCCTCAGTACACTAAAGATCGTCAAATCGTAAATGAACTATTGGCGCAAACTACGCCAAGTAATCGCAATTATGCCGAGTTAGCTCGTTTGAGCATTCGCTATAAAGGATTTGTAGGAGCGCGAGATATTCAGGCTGATTTACTCAAAGTTCTCCATAATTGGCAGTTAACTGAGGAAGAATTATTTGTCAAAACCCGACAGATCCATGCGATCGGCAAGGTCTATATGGCAAGGGACGAAGGACAAGACGACTGGGCTTAG
- a CDS encoding Hpt domain-containing protein → MDQDKQKQITGYFIEEAKEHLQTIESGLLNLQSLMGNSEAVNEIFRAAHSIKGGAAMLGFSSIQHVAHNFEDYFKVMRENTNFQVDQDLQTLFLQAFDKLQELVEHLQSPYGLTKDAVDTVMAGSDQIFANLKNHLQNLIAGNDTEATMVVADPKIDIRGMLSAFQSEVPLKLRNMLELFKQPDSPRSRQNLAAICMQLQQIGDRFGLVPWSMLMESVNIAVTNPNNQFRTLAPILIKEIKQSQEQVLAQKADQIKASPQLLQLLPANVTSKSSPPKTAPSQTTKAANIASENTSADEVSKIFGAVIEEDKAMKGWQVFSDCVGWRQNGTWIASNASSTQTAPEGHFPTPLWLASWHQSKDSKAKEFQAQYAALLAKIASCNIN, encoded by the coding sequence ATGGATCAGGATAAGCAAAAGCAGATTACAGGCTACTTCATTGAGGAGGCTAAGGAACATCTCCAAACAATTGAATCAGGACTGCTCAATTTGCAATCACTGATGGGTAACTCTGAAGCGGTAAATGAAATATTCCGAGCAGCCCACTCAATTAAGGGTGGAGCTGCCATGCTAGGGTTTAGTAGCATTCAACATGTTGCCCATAACTTTGAAGACTATTTTAAAGTTATGCGAGAGAATACTAACTTTCAAGTCGATCAAGATTTACAGACGCTTTTTTTACAAGCTTTTGACAAATTACAAGAGCTTGTAGAACATTTGCAAAGCCCTTATGGTTTGACCAAAGATGCTGTAGATACAGTTATGGCTGGGTCTGATCAAATCTTTGCGAATCTCAAAAATCATCTGCAAAATTTAATTGCTGGTAATGACACCGAAGCCACAATGGTGGTGGCAGATCCTAAAATTGACATAAGGGGAATGCTGTCAGCATTTCAATCGGAAGTACCGCTCAAGTTGCGAAATATGCTGGAGTTGTTTAAGCAACCTGATAGTCCTCGCAGTCGTCAAAATTTAGCGGCTATTTGTATGCAGCTACAGCAAATCGGCGATCGCTTTGGGCTAGTACCTTGGTCGATGTTGATGGAATCGGTAAACATAGCCGTAACCAATCCCAACAATCAATTTCGCACCCTCGCACCGATTCTAATCAAAGAAATCAAGCAATCTCAGGAACAAGTTTTAGCACAGAAAGCGGATCAAATTAAAGCATCACCGCAGCTATTGCAATTGCTGCCCGCTAATGTCACCAGTAAGTCTTCACCACCTAAAACAGCTCCCTCACAAACTACCAAAGCGGCTAACATTGCCTCGGAAAATACTTCAGCCGATGAAGTGAGTAAAATTTTTGGTGCGGTGATCGAAGAAGATAAAGCGATGAAAGGTTGGCAAGTCTTTAGCGATTGCGTTGGGTGGCGACAAAATGGAACTTGGATTGCGTCTAATGCCAGTTCTACTCAAACCGCTCCTGAAGGACATTTCCCTACACCACTCTGGCTAGCATCATGGCATCAGTCTAAGGATTCTAAAGCCAAAGAATTTCAGGCTCAGTATGCTGCTCTCTTAGCGAAGATTGCTAGCTGTAATATTAATTAA
- a CDS encoding DUF3352 domain-containing protein — MRSLFATILAISASTSALPAIANSINDTVTSSKSTNFLSTIATGNIQNSASSQFAQRSLDLAKQLPIDVIGLVVVDLNPDSWNVVSKSQTVDPISALDQLLTFFSQSPQISIAKDVQPWLGKEMAIAFSANTEDKLELTFTALSPVADGQKFELFLNKLKSLDLPKPTETLYQNVKILEWQLEEESIGDKKPVLSQKKPAITLKSLLSNKQDNSPDTDAQEEDADSEEEPIVPSVPDFSLKRLAITKLPSGVAVISTNRQAIQKIIDTSVETSELKVAPLANHPLFLRSLNNPLWNRSVIAGYGDFKELGQISELVAVDLPETSEIPGFSRAEYIQGLKYTLGQYSSFDLFTWITPKGIRSQSNSYFSEVRSPLPKDTKTRDRLLSYLPSNLYGAITSRNLNRQWQWFVEESKMLPSYKIFVEGLRMLTPLIAGSGLDLDIEKDIISWMDGEYAVVVFPSEHSPFKEIGVDLTIGALIRTSNPEAANATLAKLAKFFTGFTEMDENILQLKKRQVGTTLLTSFEFPDNRVAGKTQSIFAYGWRDRQTLMLTLGANTASAFIPIPKPALAESEMFRDAIADMPQPNFGYFYLNANAIAKQVATLGFLLFAPNSDIPPSQDKSSQPVLPTEIQKAIDRLGGAVFVYSETSDRFQSDFFLGLNPSYK; from the coding sequence ATGAGGAGTTTGTTTGCCACAATTTTGGCGATTAGTGCCAGTACATCAGCTTTGCCTGCGATCGCTAATTCCATTAACGATACAGTTACTAGTTCCAAATCAACGAACTTTCTAAGTACTATTGCTACTGGAAATATTCAGAATTCTGCATCTAGTCAATTTGCTCAACGTTCTCTAGATCTCGCTAAGCAGCTTCCCATAGATGTCATCGGATTAGTTGTGGTTGATCTGAATCCAGACTCATGGAATGTGGTGAGTAAATCTCAAACTGTCGATCCAATTTCTGCGCTTGATCAGTTATTGACCTTTTTCAGTCAATCCCCCCAAATTTCCATAGCCAAAGATGTCCAACCTTGGCTGGGTAAAGAAATGGCGATCGCCTTTTCGGCGAATACCGAAGACAAACTGGAATTAACTTTTACAGCATTATCTCCAGTTGCAGATGGACAGAAATTTGAGCTTTTTCTGAATAAGTTAAAAAGTCTCGATTTGCCAAAACCTACAGAAACTCTGTATCAAAATGTCAAGATTCTGGAATGGCAACTCGAAGAAGAATCTATTGGAGACAAGAAACCAGTTCTATCTCAGAAAAAACCAGCAATCACACTAAAATCTTTGTTAAGCAATAAACAAGATAATTCGCCTGATACAGATGCTCAAGAAGAAGATGCTGATTCTGAAGAAGAACCAATTGTACCTAGCGTTCCTGATTTCAGCTTAAAACGCTTGGCGATCACCAAGTTGCCCAGTGGAGTAGCCGTGATTTCTACCAATCGCCAAGCAATCCAGAAAATAATTGATACATCAGTTGAAACTTCTGAACTGAAGGTAGCACCTCTTGCTAATCATCCTTTGTTTTTGCGATCGTTAAATAATCCTCTGTGGAATCGATCTGTGATTGCAGGTTACGGTGATTTTAAAGAGTTGGGGCAAATTTCTGAGCTTGTGGCTGTGGATCTACCTGAGACTTCGGAAATTCCAGGATTTAGTCGAGCAGAATATATTCAAGGCTTAAAATACACGTTGGGGCAGTACAGCAGTTTTGATCTGTTTACATGGATAACGCCCAAAGGTATTCGTAGTCAGAGTAATAGTTATTTCTCAGAAGTGCGATCGCCTTTACCCAAAGACACCAAAACTCGCGATCGACTCCTGTCTTATCTGCCCTCCAATCTCTATGGAGCAATCACCAGCCGTAATCTCAATCGTCAATGGCAATGGTTTGTAGAAGAGTCAAAAATGCTACCTTCCTACAAAATTTTTGTCGAAGGACTACGAATGCTTACTCCTTTGATTGCTGGTTCTGGATTAGATCTCGACATTGAGAAAGATATTATCTCTTGGATGGATGGAGAATACGCAGTTGTTGTGTTTCCAAGCGAACACTCTCCTTTTAAAGAGATTGGTGTTGATTTGACCATAGGAGCATTAATTCGTACATCCAATCCTGAAGCGGCTAATGCAACTCTTGCCAAATTAGCCAAATTTTTTACTGGATTTACGGAGATGGATGAAAATATTCTCCAATTGAAAAAGCGTCAGGTGGGTACAACTCTACTAACCAGCTTTGAGTTTCCTGATAATCGAGTAGCTGGTAAAACTCAAAGCATTTTTGCCTATGGCTGGCGCGATCGCCAGACCTTAATGCTAACCTTGGGTGCAAATACTGCATCAGCTTTTATTCCCATCCCCAAGCCTGCTTTGGCTGAATCAGAGATGTTTCGCGATGCGATCGCTGATATGCCCCAACCAAACTTTGGCTATTTTTATCTCAATGCTAATGCGATCGCCAAACAAGTCGCGACTTTGGGATTCCTCTTGTTCGCACCTAATTCTGATATTCCACCCAGTCAAGACAAGTCATCGCAACCAGTGCTACCCACCGAGATCCAAAAGGCAATTGATCGACTTGGGGGTGCAGTTTTTGTCTATTCCGAAACTAGCGATCGCTTTCAGTCTGATTTCTTCCTTGGATTAAATCCATCGTATAAGTAA
- a CDS encoding response regulator has product MFNSINSPISLNNSQSSPTQVKVLIVDTSEQDRSIYRHYIQSDVTTNYQISESDNIKEALSLWRSHNPDIILLDFNLLDGNGIDLLEIISSGIVDPKLPVIMLARYEDGIAAANAIKLGAADYLLKDEISAISLRRAMHRLLDRFTLFLKLQRSQQQEALISEISLHVRSSLELAQIYKAIVLDVKDFIKADRTVIYKFNPNMNGTIVAEAVDPPWEPSLHANILDTCFRDNLGCAYRKGKIFAANDIYQANLTDCHIQLLESFQVKANLVVPILLPETTQYFDIDASNSSSHLWGLLIVHQCSTTRSWEDVDLRLLQQLSVQLAIAIQQAELYQNLQNLNSSLEDKVQKRTNELRQNEQLLKVSFDNAPMGMATLSLEGKFLTVNKDICKTYGYSSEELLQISFIDTTHPNYIELTLAHLNKLLVGETESTVLEKQYIRKNGAIVDAISRISLIRDIDKHPVQFVVSVEDITEKKQNDAKLAAAKVAEASNKAKSEFLAAMSHEIRTPMNAVIGMAGLLINTPLSPQQHQFVSGIRQGGEVLLSVINKILDFSQIESGTIELEEHPFDLRTCVEEILDLMSSHAAAKSLEISALIEVDVPQRIISDSTFLRQILVNLIGNAIKFTENGEVSIMVSSTLIEPDSNTHQLNFAVHDTGIGIDPESIKRLFKPFSQADNSITRQYGGTGLGLAISKQLCKLMGGEIQVDSKVGQGTTFSFFIRTQAIAVETLAIAPELNQKKVLIVNSNATIQQIIRVYIQSWGMLGQPAFSEVEALQYLSSSKYDAILIDRHLRSIDQLIDGLDLASNIQDLFPSLPIILLTSFTAIDIPSSIRVAGYLTKPITISKLYQVFLNLFLTDSLQSINPINASYINSNFASLYPFQILIVEDNMVNQQILLLMLERLGYKADAVANGLEAVNAFERQSYDLVFMDIQMPIMDGLMACQHIRRKSRCNPWVIGLSANAFRESRDKALSAGMNDYLTKPLQIENLMSVLQGISGDLQSSTTQYDQTKAEMPARNLETLTDKLLDSSKVKFSDVEQPVITFNTDLQLATSIAGLAVINVSTLNMLEKCISKQALTEIINSYLTESGASIARMRKALNQLDFAAISFENHSLRGGCGTLGADRLVAICKELSNLCKSISHPRKVETLDMILQKLELEFDKVSQFMQQKISS; this is encoded by the coding sequence ATGTTCAATTCTATAAATAGCCCGATCTCATTAAATAATTCGCAATCATCCCCTACTCAAGTCAAGGTTTTGATTGTAGATACTAGTGAACAAGATCGCTCTATTTATCGCCATTATATTCAGTCTGACGTTACCACTAACTATCAGATTTCAGAATCTGACAATATTAAAGAGGCTCTATCTCTTTGGCGATCGCACAATCCAGACATCATATTACTGGATTTTAATTTGCTGGACGGTAATGGAATCGATCTTTTAGAGATTATCAGCTCAGGAATTGTTGATCCCAAACTACCAGTAATTATGCTGGCTAGATATGAAGATGGTATTGCCGCAGCCAATGCGATTAAACTGGGGGCTGCCGACTACTTGCTCAAGGATGAGATAAGTGCCATATCGCTGCGTCGAGCTATGCATAGACTGCTGGATCGGTTTACTTTGTTTCTTAAACTTCAGCGATCGCAACAACAAGAAGCTTTAATCTCTGAAATTTCTTTACATGTTAGAAGCTCGTTGGAACTTGCTCAAATTTATAAAGCGATCGTGCTGGATGTCAAAGATTTTATCAAGGCTGATCGCACGGTGATTTATAAATTTAATCCAAATATGAATGGAACAATAGTCGCTGAAGCTGTTGATCCTCCTTGGGAGCCAAGTCTTCATGCCAATATACTTGACACTTGTTTTCGCGATAACTTGGGCTGTGCATACCGAAAGGGTAAAATTTTTGCTGCTAATGATATTTATCAAGCCAACTTAACTGATTGCCATATTCAACTACTAGAGAGCTTTCAAGTAAAAGCGAATTTAGTAGTTCCCATTCTTTTACCAGAAACCACACAGTATTTTGATATTGATGCTAGTAATTCTTCATCTCATTTGTGGGGACTATTAATTGTTCATCAATGTTCCACTACACGTAGTTGGGAAGATGTAGATTTACGACTACTTCAGCAATTATCAGTACAGTTAGCGATCGCTATTCAACAAGCAGAACTCTACCAAAATCTACAAAATCTCAACTCTTCTTTAGAAGACAAAGTACAAAAGCGGACTAACGAATTAAGACAGAATGAGCAATTGCTAAAGGTGTCTTTTGATAATGCGCCAATGGGGATGGCGACACTTAGTCTAGAAGGAAAATTTTTAACCGTTAATAAGGATATTTGTAAGACCTATGGCTATTCTTCTGAAGAATTACTTCAAATTTCATTTATTGATACCACTCACCCTAATTATATCGAATTAACCTTAGCCCATCTAAACAAACTATTGGTAGGAGAAACGGAAAGTACAGTTCTAGAAAAACAATACATCCGTAAAAATGGTGCAATAGTTGATGCAATTAGTCGTATCAGCTTAATTCGAGATATTGATAAACATCCTGTGCAGTTTGTCGTGAGTGTGGAGGATATCACCGAAAAAAAACAAAATGACGCGAAACTAGCTGCTGCTAAGGTCGCCGAAGCTTCTAACAAAGCTAAGAGTGAATTCCTTGCGGCAATGAGCCACGAGATCCGCACACCCATGAATGCCGTAATTGGGATGGCTGGATTATTAATCAATACACCTCTCTCCCCTCAGCAACACCAATTTGTTTCAGGAATTCGTCAAGGTGGTGAAGTACTGCTATCTGTGATTAATAAGATTCTGGACTTCTCTCAAATTGAATCGGGTACTATCGAACTAGAAGAACACCCCTTTGATTTAAGAACCTGTGTTGAAGAGATCCTCGATCTGATGTCATCTCATGCCGCTGCGAAATCTCTGGAGATTTCGGCTTTAATTGAAGTAGATGTACCGCAACGGATTATTAGTGACTCTACTTTTTTAAGACAGATTTTAGTAAATCTAATTGGTAATGCGATCAAATTTACAGAAAATGGGGAAGTCTCGATTATGGTGAGTTCGACTTTGATCGAGCCAGACTCCAATACCCATCAACTGAATTTTGCCGTACATGATACTGGTATTGGTATTGATCCAGAGTCGATCAAGCGATTGTTTAAGCCTTTTAGCCAAGCAGATAATTCAATTACAAGGCAATATGGTGGTACTGGCTTAGGTTTAGCAATTAGTAAACAACTTTGTAAACTTATGGGAGGTGAAATTCAAGTTGACAGCAAAGTAGGACAGGGGACAACTTTTAGCTTTTTTATCCGCACTCAAGCGATCGCTGTAGAAACTTTAGCGATCGCCCCAGAACTAAATCAAAAAAAAGTGTTGATCGTCAATAGCAATGCCACAATTCAACAAATAATTCGGGTTTATATTCAATCATGGGGTATGCTCGGACAACCTGCTTTCTCTGAAGTGGAAGCATTACAGTACTTAAGCTCATCAAAATATGATGCTATTTTAATTGATCGTCATCTCCGATCAATAGATCAATTAATTGATGGCTTAGATTTAGCTAGCAATATTCAAGATCTTTTCCCATCTTTACCAATTATTCTGCTGACTTCATTTACAGCTATTGATATTCCTAGTTCTATTCGTGTTGCTGGATATTTAACGAAGCCAATCACAATATCAAAGCTTTATCAAGTATTTTTAAACTTATTTTTAACAGACTCCCTTCAATCAATAAATCCCATTAATGCTTCCTATATAAATAGTAATTTTGCTAGTCTCTATCCTTTTCAAATCTTAATTGTTGAAGATAATATGGTAAATCAACAAATTCTTTTATTAATGCTAGAACGACTTGGTTATAAAGCAGATGCAGTAGCAAATGGTTTGGAGGCAGTTAATGCATTTGAAAGACAATCCTATGATTTAGTTTTTATGGATATACAAATGCCAATCATGGATGGGTTGATGGCTTGTCAGCATATTCGACGGAAGTCAAGGTGCAACCCTTGGGTAATTGGGCTTTCAGCAAATGCTTTTCGAGAATCTCGTGATAAGGCTCTATCGGCGGGAATGAATGATTATCTTACCAAACCTCTCCAAATTGAAAATTTAATGTCAGTTCTACAAGGAATTTCAGGCGATTTGCAATCAAGTACAACTCAGTATGATCAAACTAAAGCTGAGATGCCAGCTCGAAACCTAGAAACATTAACAGATAAATTACTTGATTCATCAAAGGTAAAATTTAGTGATGTTGAGCAACCTGTTATTACATTTAATACTGACTTACAATTAGCCACTTCTATTGCTGGGCTTGCTGTAATTAATGTGTCAACTCTAAATATGTTAGAAAAATGTATAAGCAAGCAGGCTCTTACTGAAATTATTAACTCCTACTTAACAGAATCAGGAGCATCGATCGCCAGAATGCGAAAAGCCTTAAACCAACTAGATTTTGCCGCAATCAGTTTTGAAAATCATTCACTTAGAGGCGGATGCGGTACATTAGGAGCCGATAGGCTCGTTGCAATTTGTAAAGAATTAAGCAATCTTTGCAAATCGATTAGTCATCCTAGGAAGGTTGAAACTTTAGATATGATACTTCAGAAGTTAGAGCTTGAGTTTGATAAAGTATCTCAATTTATGCAACAAAAAATCTCTTCTTAA
- the rdgB gene encoding RdgB/HAM1 family non-canonical purine NTP pyrophosphatase codes for MSDMSTQLQKLVIASGNAGKIEEFRAYLADLGVTLILKPDSIDVEETGTTFIENAHLKASQVAIATGEWAIADDSGLEVMALNGAPGVLSARYADTDSDRINRVLSELSQHSNREAQFVCAIAIASPDGAIAADAIGHCKGAIANAPRGNHGFGYDPIFLIPEFQQTFGEIPPEVKAKISHRANALSILRSKLQNFVNQ; via the coding sequence ATGTCTGATATGTCAACTCAACTGCAAAAATTAGTAATTGCCAGCGGAAATGCGGGCAAAATAGAAGAATTTCGTGCTTATTTAGCAGACCTAGGCGTAACACTGATTCTCAAACCTGACAGTATTGATGTCGAAGAAACAGGTACAACTTTTATTGAGAACGCTCATCTCAAAGCTTCTCAAGTGGCGATCGCGACAGGCGAATGGGCGATCGCCGATGACTCTGGACTAGAAGTAATGGCTCTTAATGGCGCTCCAGGGGTACTTTCAGCTAGGTATGCTGACACAGATAGCGATCGCATTAATCGAGTTTTATCTGAACTTAGTCAACACTCTAATCGTGAAGCTCAATTTGTTTGCGCGATCGCGATCGCCTCGCCCGATGGTGCGATCGCGGCGGATGCAATAGGTCATTGCAAAGGGGCGATCGCCAATGCTCCCCGTGGTAATCATGGATTTGGATATGATCCAATTTTCTTAATACCAGAGTTTCAGCAGACCTTTGGCGAAATTCCACCAGAAGTTAAAGCCAAAATAAGCCATCGAGCCAATGCGCTCTCCATCCTTCGCTCCAAATTACAAAATTTCGTGAATCAGTAA